A genomic stretch from Pararhizobium sp. IMCC21322 includes:
- a CDS encoding DUF1491 family protein encodes MVRRLSSDLWVASYLRQCRLNGSFGYLAKRGATDAGAIFVKIVEPDGSVNLYGPAPQSEFLNSPNEDDFSGEDSRIFELVLVSTEEQIEARLSSEKNFDPDIWVVEVENATGNHALRLVE; translated from the coding sequence ATGGTTCGGCGTCTTTCCAGCGACCTTTGGGTTGCTTCCTATCTCAGACAGTGCCGGTTGAACGGTTCCTTTGGCTATCTTGCAAAACGCGGAGCGACCGATGCCGGGGCCATTTTCGTCAAGATTGTAGAGCCGGATGGTTCGGTGAACCTCTACGGACCTGCGCCTCAGAGCGAATTTCTAAATAGCCCCAACGAGGATGATTTTTCAGGTGAAGACAGTCGCATCTTCGAGTTGGTTCTGGTCTCAACTGAAGAGCAGATAGAAGCGCGCCTCAGCAGCGAAAAAAACTTCGATCCCGATATCTGGGTCGTTGAGGTAGAGAACGCAACTGGAAACCACGCCTTGCGACTTGTTGAATGA
- a CDS encoding DUF1214 domain-containing protein, which produces MSSLSRISVAMGLAVVIGLGSTDFFLRAKAPLGTTKHQMWTAWPSTGLGSNANAENPYLQAHTARNGTVPLGDNEGVLLKTYRDVAGDTLVRNCLYRMIGDVPTSQLWTLAVSDAVGRVLPNPSLRFGIESNQLLRAPDGTFDIWLSRDVQPGNWISLGDLPEDLYTANEQVPVDGRNQNQSFLLTLRLYGANLSSETSLSAVEFPTVEKVSCP; this is translated from the coding sequence ATGAGTTCGCTGTCCCGTATCAGTGTTGCCATGGGGCTTGCTGTTGTCATCGGCCTCGGATCGACCGATTTTTTCCTGCGTGCGAAAGCACCACTGGGAACGACAAAACACCAGATGTGGACTGCATGGCCGAGCACCGGGCTTGGTTCAAATGCCAATGCCGAAAACCCTTATCTTCAAGCTCATACAGCACGAAACGGCACCGTGCCCCTTGGTGACAATGAAGGCGTTCTGCTGAAAACCTATCGGGATGTCGCCGGGGATACGCTGGTGCGCAATTGCCTTTACCGTATGATCGGTGATGTTCCCACGTCCCAATTGTGGACGCTTGCAGTGTCTGATGCTGTGGGCCGGGTGTTACCCAATCCATCTTTGCGGTTCGGGATTGAATCTAACCAGTTGTTGCGGGCTCCTGACGGCACTTTCGATATCTGGCTGTCACGGGACGTGCAGCCGGGAAACTGGATTTCGCTCGGCGATCTGCCGGAAGATCTTTACACAGCAAATGAACAAGTGCCCGTTGACGGCAGGAATCAAAACCAGAGTTTTCTGCTGACTTTGCGCCTGTATGGCGCCAATCTTTCGTCAGAAACATCCCTTAGCGCCGTTGAGTTTCCCACGGTTGAAAAGGTCAGTTGCCCGTGA
- a CDS encoding transglycosylase domain-containing protein → MQDPFVNRKKPLPRVTYREMDAWLEAHIHQGLVAVGRFYSSIRRFFMRFRLRGLPRTLNELASEASTVGLAGLVFLLTLALPAFEETRGNWKAQDDYSVTFLDTAGNLVGRRGILLDDAVPLDQIPDHLVKAALATEDRRFFSHFGIDIMGTARAMMENVRAGGVVQGGSSISQQLAKNLFLSNERTLQRKINEAFLALWLEVNFTKHEILKLYLDRAYMGGGAFGVGAAAQYYFGKSVKDVTMAEAAMMAGLFKAPTSYAPHVNLPRSRARANEVLTNLVQAGFYTEGQVIAARQNPATPVDRSEEGFANYYLDWAFDEVKRIAPGPEQVLNVTVSYNPRLQKFATETVVNMLRENGDVKGVSQAALVTMENDGRVLAIVGGRDYGESQFNRATDALRQPGSSFKPFVFVTAMMNGFRPDTFIVDRPIRMGNWQPKNYNRRYAGRVTLTTALVRSINTIPVRLANTISRKKIVDTARAMGLTTDLPESSPMPLGVAEVRVIDMASAYASMANGGLQATPYTVLKVEGTSGAVLYERDAEATPKRVLPEQAVADMNGILHQVTTKGTGRRAQIENVKAAGKTGTTQAYRDAWFVGYTGNFTTAVWYGNDDFSGTNRLTGGNLPAMTWQQVMALAHKGTTTLPMPGVDMPVAEALLAKARIQGTSSDTSTIADIIDTDGAARLSPATALALQRIHLLLGGDGIQIQIGLDETEPTPDVSDPSDRAILTTEVAPDQAG, encoded by the coding sequence ATGCAAGACCCTTTTGTCAATCGAAAGAAGCCACTTCCACGGGTAACCTATCGGGAAATGGACGCTTGGCTGGAAGCCCATATTCACCAAGGACTCGTGGCTGTCGGCCGATTTTACTCAAGTATACGCCGGTTCTTCATGCGGTTCCGACTGCGTGGTTTGCCACGCACGCTAAATGAACTGGCGTCGGAGGCCTCGACAGTCGGCCTTGCTGGCCTGGTATTTCTGCTTACGCTGGCGCTTCCTGCCTTTGAGGAAACACGCGGCAACTGGAAGGCCCAGGACGATTATTCTGTCACGTTCCTTGACACAGCTGGCAATCTGGTTGGGCGACGCGGTATTCTGCTGGATGACGCGGTGCCGCTAGACCAAATTCCCGACCATCTGGTGAAAGCGGCTCTGGCGACAGAAGACCGCCGTTTCTTCAGCCATTTTGGTATCGATATTATGGGTACTGCCCGCGCAATGATGGAAAATGTGCGCGCTGGCGGTGTTGTGCAGGGTGGTTCTTCGATTTCGCAGCAATTGGCGAAAAACCTGTTTTTGTCCAATGAGCGAACACTGCAACGCAAGATCAACGAAGCTTTTCTTGCGCTTTGGCTTGAAGTGAATTTTACAAAACACGAGATTCTGAAGCTTTATCTTGACCGCGCCTATATGGGCGGTGGTGCATTTGGAGTGGGTGCTGCCGCGCAGTACTACTTCGGCAAATCGGTCAAAGACGTGACTATGGCGGAAGCTGCCATGATGGCCGGCCTGTTCAAGGCGCCAACCAGCTACGCCCCGCATGTTAATCTCCCGCGTTCACGCGCGCGCGCTAACGAGGTTCTGACCAATCTTGTGCAAGCCGGCTTCTACACTGAAGGCCAGGTCATCGCTGCCCGTCAGAACCCCGCGACACCGGTAGACCGGTCTGAAGAAGGCTTTGCCAATTATTATCTTGATTGGGCGTTTGACGAAGTCAAACGAATCGCGCCGGGGCCAGAGCAGGTTCTGAATGTGACTGTGAGCTATAATCCGCGTCTGCAGAAGTTTGCTACTGAAACCGTGGTCAACATGCTGCGCGAAAACGGCGATGTAAAAGGTGTCTCGCAAGCAGCGCTTGTAACGATGGAAAATGATGGTCGTGTGCTCGCCATTGTTGGTGGACGCGACTATGGCGAAAGTCAGTTCAACCGCGCCACTGATGCCTTGCGCCAACCTGGTTCCTCATTCAAACCTTTTGTTTTTGTAACTGCAATGATGAATGGCTTCAGACCTGATACGTTTATCGTTGACCGGCCTATTCGCATGGGAAACTGGCAGCCGAAGAATTACAACCGCCGTTACGCTGGCCGGGTCACATTAACCACAGCTTTGGTCCGCTCCATCAACACAATCCCGGTTCGGTTAGCCAACACTATCAGCCGCAAGAAAATTGTTGATACGGCCCGCGCCATGGGCCTGACGACTGATCTTCCCGAATCATCACCGATGCCATTAGGCGTTGCCGAAGTGCGGGTGATCGATATGGCCTCCGCTTACGCCAGCATGGCCAATGGCGGATTGCAGGCCACACCCTATACCGTTCTGAAAGTCGAAGGAACGAGCGGCGCTGTTCTTTACGAGCGCGACGCCGAGGCGACACCGAAACGCGTTCTGCCTGAACAGGCTGTGGCTGATATGAATGGTATTCTGCACCAGGTTACGACAAAAGGAACGGGTCGCCGCGCCCAAATTGAGAACGTCAAGGCTGCCGGTAAGACCGGGACCACGCAAGCCTATCGTGATGCCTGGTTCGTGGGATATACGGGCAATTTCACAACTGCGGTCTGGTACGGCAATGATGACTTTTCCGGAACAAATCGTCTGACCGGGGGTAATCTGCCGGCCATGACATGGCAGCAAGTTATGGCCCTGGCCCATAAGGGAACAACCACGTTGCCAATGCCTGGTGTCGACATGCCTGTAGCCGAAGCGCTGCTTGCCAAAGCCAGAATTCAAGGCACGTCAAGCGACACCAGTACAATTGCTGACATCATCGACACTGATGGGGCAGCGCGCCTGTCGCCAGCGACGGCCCTTGCTCTTCAGCGGATTCATTTGTTGCTGGGCGGAGATGGCATTCAGATTCAAATCGGACTTGATGAGACAGAACCAACGCCTGACGTTTCTGACCCATCAGACAGAGCAATATTGACAACAGAAGTCGCGCCGGATCAGGCAGGATAA
- a CDS encoding YcgN family cysteine cluster protein, with product METRPNPEKPKPKKTDSVKAVSGKQDESQPTPYWEEIALADMSQEQWESLCDGCGRCCLNKVEDWDTGDIIWTDLACRLLDHDSCRCQDYTNRLDKVPECLQLTPQSVQEITWLPPSCAYARLRDGKPLLWWHPLLSGDPDTVHAAGISVRGRIKSEVGVPVEDYEEHLVSWPVTESGE from the coding sequence GTGGAAACCCGTCCCAACCCAGAAAAGCCAAAGCCGAAAAAGACAGATTCTGTAAAGGCAGTGTCTGGCAAGCAGGATGAATCCCAACCGACACCGTATTGGGAGGAGATTGCTTTGGCAGACATGTCCCAGGAACAATGGGAATCACTTTGTGACGGATGTGGCCGTTGCTGTCTGAACAAGGTTGAAGACTGGGATACGGGTGACATTATCTGGACCGATCTTGCCTGCCGGCTTCTGGACCACGACAGCTGCCGATGCCAGGATTATACAAACCGGCTGGACAAGGTTCCCGAATGCCTGCAACTCACGCCGCAATCTGTTCAGGAGATCACCTGGCTGCCACCAAGCTGCGCCTATGCCCGGCTGAGAGACGGCAAGCCCCTGTTGTGGTGGCATCCGCTTTTATCGGGCGATCCGGACACGGTTCACGCAGCAGGCATTTCCGTACGCGGTCGCATCAAAAGCGAGGTTGGTGTTCCTGTTGAAGACTACGAGGAACATCTGGTCAGTTGGCCTGTCACCGAAAGTGGTGAGTAG
- a CDS encoding PepSY domain-containing protein yields MMIHTLKILTLSLLLNIAPAALPDDMSGAYAQACLSNAQANKAVSSGAAKSLAQVKGSATRGGGKIVSAKLCRQGGGFVYVISVLKSNGQVSNVTVRAN; encoded by the coding sequence ATGATGATACACACACTTAAAATACTGACACTTTCACTATTGCTGAATATTGCTCCAGCAGCGTTGCCCGACGATATGTCCGGTGCCTATGCTCAGGCATGTCTTAGCAATGCTCAGGCCAATAAGGCTGTTAGCAGCGGGGCTGCCAAGTCTCTTGCGCAGGTTAAAGGCAGCGCCACGCGCGGTGGTGGAAAAATTGTCAGCGCAAAGCTTTGCCGACAGGGTGGCGGTTTTGTTTACGTGATTTCCGTTTTGAAGTCGAACGGACAGGTCTCCAATGTTACAGTGCGCGCGAATTAA
- a CDS encoding response regulator transcription factor, with translation MRVLVVEDEPDLNRQLKQALEDSGYVVDTATDGEDGHFLGDTEPYDAVVLDVGLPTMDGISVLEAWRRDGRTMPVLLLTARDRWSDKVQGIDAGADDYVAKPFHMEEVLARLRALVRRAAGHSSNEITCGDVRLDTKGNRVTIDGMPLKLTAHEYRTLSYLMHHQGKVISRTELTEHLYDQDFDRDSNTIEVFVGRLRKKLPDGLIETIRGLGYRMGQAE, from the coding sequence ATGCGCGTTCTTGTTGTTGAAGACGAACCGGATCTCAACCGGCAGTTAAAACAGGCTTTGGAAGACAGTGGCTATGTCGTCGATACAGCCACGGATGGCGAAGATGGCCATTTTCTGGGAGATACTGAACCCTATGACGCAGTGGTGCTGGATGTCGGACTTCCCACAATGGACGGCATCAGCGTGCTGGAAGCCTGGCGGCGCGATGGCCGCACCATGCCGGTCTTGCTGCTGACCGCCCGTGACCGTTGGAGCGACAAGGTACAAGGTATTGATGCCGGTGCAGATGATTATGTTGCCAAGCCATTTCACATGGAAGAGGTTCTGGCGCGCCTGCGGGCGCTGGTACGCCGTGCAGCGGGGCATTCTTCCAACGAAATCACCTGTGGTGATGTGCGACTGGACACAAAGGGCAACAGGGTCACGATTGATGGCATGCCGTTAAAGCTGACCGCTCATGAATATCGCACACTGTCCTACCTGATGCACCATCAGGGGAAGGTGATTTCCAGAACAGAGCTAACCGAACATCTTTATGATCAGGATTTTGACCGTGACTCCAACACGATTGAAGTTTTTGTTGGGCGATTGCGTAAAAAACTGCCCGACGGGCTGATCGAAACGATACGTGGACTTGGCTATCGAATGGGGCAGGCTGAGTGA
- a CDS encoding HAMP domain-containing sensor histidine kinase has translation MNRRALPRPNSLALRLFLSSAALTTIGLLAAGLILSNLYSRSVQQAFDAQLEAYANALIGALSAQISGRSAAISLSPPQNIGEARFLEPLSGWYWQIGEGRGAILFTSDSLIGSTLDFVMADSANAPDDMLEGPGGEAIRLFQRSYKLPNDSELLVAVAGNVTQLNLDIDDFRSSLLITFLVFAAFLGLAIYLQVRLGLRPLKAIRRALREVQAGRSQKVEGRFPSEIAPVVEEINGLIDANKGVVERARTHVGNLAHALKTPLSVIANEASGAAVKDRKITEQITVMRDQVNHYLSRARSAAGLAAVGTSTQVDPIVDSLVRAMEKIYRDKDLKIKVTMEDNIVFRGEKQDLEEVIGNLVDNASKWATSIVTVNTRKLNKTQWVLCVEDDGPGMTSEQCKLALKRGKRLDETVAGSGLGLSIVVETANLYTGSINLERSELGGLKAELTLPCVSEA, from the coding sequence GTGAACAGGCGTGCATTGCCAAGACCGAACTCTCTGGCGCTGAGGCTGTTTCTGTCCTCCGCTGCTTTGACCACTATTGGCCTGCTGGCGGCTGGGCTGATTCTGTCAAACTTGTATAGCCGGTCGGTTCAACAGGCCTTCGATGCGCAACTGGAAGCCTACGCCAATGCATTAATAGGCGCTTTGTCCGCCCAGATAAGTGGCCGCTCAGCCGCCATATCCCTGTCGCCGCCTCAAAATATCGGCGAAGCACGGTTTCTGGAACCCTTGTCGGGCTGGTACTGGCAAATCGGCGAAGGCCGTGGTGCCATTCTGTTCACATCCGACTCACTCATCGGCAGCACTCTGGATTTTGTGATGGCTGATAGTGCAAATGCGCCAGACGATATGCTGGAGGGGCCTGGTGGTGAGGCAATACGGCTGTTTCAGCGCAGCTACAAATTGCCCAACGATTCTGAATTGCTGGTGGCTGTTGCCGGCAACGTAACGCAGCTCAATCTCGATATTGATGATTTTCGCTCCAGCCTGCTGATTACGTTTCTGGTTTTTGCCGCGTTTTTGGGCCTGGCGATTTATTTGCAAGTTCGCTTGGGCTTGCGACCGCTTAAAGCCATTCGCCGAGCATTGCGGGAAGTGCAGGCTGGTCGGTCCCAGAAAGTTGAAGGGCGTTTCCCATCGGAGATTGCGCCTGTGGTGGAGGAGATAAATGGATTGATCGATGCCAATAAGGGGGTTGTCGAGCGTGCGCGGACTCATGTCGGCAATCTTGCGCATGCACTGAAAACACCTTTGAGCGTGATCGCCAATGAAGCATCAGGTGCGGCTGTCAAGGACAGGAAAATTACCGAGCAGATCACAGTGATGCGCGATCAGGTGAACCATTATTTGTCCCGAGCCCGATCTGCAGCTGGTCTCGCAGCTGTTGGGACATCGACACAGGTTGATCCCATCGTTGATAGTTTGGTTCGCGCAATGGAAAAGATCTATCGCGACAAAGATCTCAAGATAAAGGTCACCATGGAAGACAACATTGTTTTCCGCGGAGAGAAGCAGGATCTGGAAGAGGTTATTGGCAATCTTGTTGACAATGCCAGCAAGTGGGCGACCTCCATAGTGACGGTGAACACACGCAAATTAAACAAGACGCAATGGGTTCTATGTGTAGAAGATGACGGCCCGGGAATGACTTCAGAGCAGTGCAAGCTGGCGCTCAAGCGCGGCAAGCGGCTGGATGAAACAGTTGCTGGAAGTGGGCTTGGACTGTCTATCGTTGTCGAAACTGCAAATCTTTATACAGGCAGTATTAATCTGGAGCGCAGCGAATTGGGGGGCTTGAAAGCTGAGCTGACACTTCCCTGTGTTTCTGAGGCCTAA
- a CDS encoding RT0821/Lpp0805 family surface protein — translation MKLKVLATVTVMGLALAGCQNVGPRQGVGTVAGAVAGGVIGNQFGSGSGKAVATTLGVIAGGLIGSEIGRSLDAQDRRRAYNAEYEALENSRIGSPVVWQNPDNGNYGEVVPTRSYQRNSQQCREYTHTIYIDGRPETARGTACRQSDGTWRPTS, via the coding sequence ATGAAACTTAAAGTATTGGCAACCGTGACGGTAATGGGTCTGGCTCTTGCAGGCTGTCAGAATGTTGGGCCGCGACAGGGCGTTGGAACTGTTGCTGGCGCCGTGGCAGGTGGCGTAATTGGTAATCAGTTTGGCAGCGGTAGCGGCAAGGCTGTTGCAACCACGCTTGGTGTGATTGCCGGTGGCCTGATTGGTAGTGAAATCGGACGCTCGCTCGATGCACAGGATCGCCGTCGCGCTTATAATGCTGAGTATGAAGCGCTGGAGAATTCCCGCATCGGGTCTCCGGTTGTTTGGCAAAATCCGGATAATGGCAACTATGGTGAGGTTGTTCCAACGCGGAGCTATCAGCGTAACAGCCAACAATGTCGTGAATACACGCACACCATTTACATTGATGGACGTCCGGAAACAGCCCGTGGCACCGCCTGTCGTCAGTCAGATGGAACATGGCGTCCGACGTCCTGA
- the ccmI gene encoding c-type cytochrome biogenesis protein CcmI encodes MLFWIVVAIMIGCALGLAILPLLLRHKNAEVLEGTSYDGDVAVFKDQLTEIDRDLKRGVLNERDAESARAEISRRLIEANRKAKIDSGTKTSGDKRNLFRNAALIFSGACVPAIAIAMYVNIGNPNLADQPLQARLANQQKSGDDTKILDLVERVETHLSGNPDDSDGWEVVAPVYQRLGRYDDAVRAFENLVRLRGESEDRLSNLGEAIVLSQEGVVTQRAETLFKRAATLNETAVRPRFFLALGLNQESKFREAISAWEALLEDATPEAAWAPGALDQLNMARNELGLPPAEPDNQAAAIMSLSQQEQQEMISVMVAGLAERLEEAPENLPDWQRLIRSYAVLGKPDQAAAALKKAQSIFAADQSALAELSVLSTNLGLATQNQ; translated from the coding sequence ATGCTGTTCTGGATTGTCGTCGCAATCATGATTGGGTGCGCCTTGGGACTCGCCATCCTGCCTTTGCTGCTCAGGCACAAAAATGCAGAGGTACTGGAAGGCACGTCATATGACGGCGATGTTGCGGTTTTCAAGGACCAGCTGACCGAAATTGACCGTGATCTGAAACGTGGCGTTCTGAACGAACGTGACGCAGAATCGGCCCGCGCGGAAATCAGCAGGCGGTTGATTGAAGCGAACAGAAAAGCCAAAATCGATTCTGGTACAAAGACTTCCGGCGACAAGCGGAATCTGTTTCGCAACGCAGCTTTGATTTTCTCAGGTGCCTGTGTTCCGGCAATCGCAATTGCGATGTATGTCAATATCGGCAATCCAAATCTGGCTGATCAGCCCTTGCAGGCCCGTCTTGCAAACCAGCAGAAAAGTGGCGATGACACGAAGATATTGGACCTGGTGGAACGGGTGGAAACCCACCTCAGTGGAAATCCAGATGATAGCGATGGTTGGGAAGTGGTTGCACCGGTCTATCAAAGGTTAGGCCGTTATGATGATGCGGTTCGCGCTTTTGAAAACCTAGTTCGTTTGCGTGGCGAAAGTGAAGATCGCCTGTCCAATCTGGGGGAGGCCATTGTTCTCAGCCAGGAAGGCGTTGTAACCCAGCGCGCCGAAACCTTGTTCAAACGCGCAGCGACCCTGAATGAAACAGCCGTTCGGCCGCGTTTCTTTTTGGCATTGGGGCTGAACCAGGAAAGCAAATTCAGAGAAGCTATCAGCGCCTGGGAAGCGCTGCTTGAGGATGCGACGCCGGAAGCTGCCTGGGCACCTGGCGCGTTGGACCAGTTAAACATGGCTCGCAATGAGTTGGGCTTGCCGCCAGCAGAACCAGACAATCAGGCTGCCGCAATCATGAGCCTGTCTCAGCAGGAACAACAGGAAATGATTTCCGTCATGGTTGCAGGACTGGCCGAAAGATTGGAAGAAGCTCCGGAAAACCTGCCAGACTGGCAGCGCCTGATTCGATCTTATGCAGTTTTGGGAAAGCCCGATCAGGCCGCAGCAGCTTTGAAAAAAGCTCAAAGCATATTTGCGGCAGATCAAAGCGCGCTTGCAGAATTGAGCGTCTTATCTACCAATCTTGGACTTGCCACACAAAACCAGTGA
- the ccmE gene encoding cytochrome c maturation protein CcmE, translated as MTRKQRRLTMMAVAGSVLVVAAGLVLFALNDRIVFFNSPSDIAAGGAAPGERIRLGGLVVEDSVVRNEGSVVKFSITDTGSTVAVVFDGILPDLFREGQGVVTEGSLDANGLFVADTVLAKHDETYMPKEVADALKEQGVWQGEGESAIN; from the coding sequence ATGACCAGAAAACAAAGACGCCTGACCATGATGGCCGTAGCTGGCAGCGTTTTGGTGGTTGCGGCCGGTTTGGTTCTGTTCGCGCTGAATGACCGCATCGTGTTTTTCAACTCACCCAGTGACATTGCAGCAGGTGGCGCCGCGCCGGGCGAGCGAATTCGACTTGGCGGTTTGGTGGTCGAAGATAGCGTTGTTCGCAACGAAGGTTCTGTGGTCAAGTTCAGCATTACCGACACTGGTAGCACCGTTGCCGTGGTCTTTGACGGCATTCTGCCTGATCTGTTTCGCGAAGGGCAGGGAGTTGTTACCGAAGGTTCACTGGATGCCAATGGCCTTTTCGTGGCAGATACTGTTCTGGCAAAACACGACGAAACATACATGCCGAAAGAAGTAGCGGACGCTCTGAAAGAACAGGGCGTTTGGCAGGGAGAGGGTGAGAGCGCTATCAATTAA
- a CDS encoding heme lyase CcmF/NrfE family subunit yields the protein MISELGHVALLLALALSCVQALVPLVGAQRGDARMMAVGSSTALGVFVFVSLAFAALTYAYLVSDFSVRNVWENSHSQKPLLFKFTGVWGNHEGSMLLWVGILALFSALVALFGNNLPAQLKANVLAIQGWIATTFLLFVVLTSNPFERLFPAPFEGRDLNPILQDIGLAIHPPMLYLGYVGFSVAFSFAIAALISGRIDAAWARWVRPWTLTAWLFLTLGISMGSYWAYYELGWGGWWFWDPVENASFMPWLFGTALLHSAVVMEKRNALKIWTILLAILTFSMSLLGTFLVRSGVLTSVHTFASDPTRGIFILMILLLFIGGGLALFALRAGTLKQGGIFAPISREGALVLNNVLLTTAATTVLIGTLYPLALEALTGEKISVGPPYFNLTFGPLMLPLLLAMPFGPFMAWKRGDLKAVMQRLSWVLALAFVGLLTTFAIQTKTSIAAPFGIAAAIWLVFGALAELVDRARFFRVPLKTAFSRLFGLPRSAWGTTLAHAGMGITLLGIVGVSVYEREAVAVKQPGDTIELSGYTITLEGIRPNSGPNYTEQVADLTVRKGGTVVAVLSPAKRLYQARNFPTTEAGIKTFGTSQLYATLGDFDDNGGVVVRIYDKPLVLLIWIGTLFMGAGGIVSLTDRRLRVGAPKRAKPNAVAVPAE from the coding sequence GTGATATCGGAACTTGGCCACGTTGCTCTTTTACTGGCGCTCGCTCTGTCTTGTGTGCAGGCGCTTGTGCCGCTTGTTGGCGCGCAGCGCGGTGACGCCCGCATGATGGCGGTTGGAAGTTCAACCGCTCTTGGCGTTTTTGTATTTGTGTCACTCGCTTTTGCGGCGCTGACTTATGCCTATCTGGTGTCAGATTTCTCTGTCCGCAACGTGTGGGAAAACTCCCATTCTCAAAAACCGCTTCTGTTCAAATTCACCGGCGTGTGGGGCAATCATGAAGGCTCTATGCTGTTGTGGGTCGGTATTCTGGCCTTGTTCAGCGCGCTTGTGGCTTTATTTGGCAACAACCTTCCGGCGCAGCTAAAGGCAAATGTCCTTGCCATTCAGGGGTGGATAGCGACAACATTCCTCCTGTTTGTAGTACTGACATCCAATCCGTTTGAGCGCTTGTTTCCCGCGCCTTTTGAAGGGCGTGATCTGAACCCGATCCTGCAGGATATCGGTTTGGCGATCCATCCGCCGATGCTCTACCTTGGTTATGTCGGTTTTTCGGTGGCTTTCTCCTTTGCAATTGCAGCCCTTATCAGCGGACGCATTGATGCTGCCTGGGCCAGGTGGGTACGACCCTGGACACTGACAGCCTGGCTGTTTCTGACGCTCGGCATCTCAATGGGCTCATATTGGGCTTATTATGAGTTGGGCTGGGGTGGCTGGTGGTTCTGGGACCCGGTTGAAAATGCCAGTTTCATGCCCTGGCTGTTTGGCACGGCATTGCTGCATTCTGCGGTGGTCATGGAAAAGCGCAACGCGCTCAAAATCTGGACCATATTGCTGGCAATCCTGACATTTTCCATGTCGCTTCTGGGCACGTTTCTGGTGCGCTCCGGCGTTCTGACCAGTGTCCACACATTTGCGTCCGATCCTACGCGCGGTATCTTCATTCTGATGATCCTGCTGCTGTTCATTGGTGGCGGATTGGCGCTGTTCGCATTGCGGGCAGGAACATTGAAACAGGGCGGTATTTTTGCACCTATTTCGCGCGAAGGCGCGTTGGTGTTGAACAATGTGCTCCTGACCACGGCTGCGACAACCGTGCTTATCGGCACACTCTATCCGCTGGCATTGGAGGCCCTGACTGGTGAAAAGATTTCGGTCGGTCCGCCTTACTTTAACCTGACATTCGGGCCGCTCATGCTGCCATTATTGTTGGCAATGCCATTCGGACCGTTCATGGCCTGGAAACGCGGAGACCTGAAAGCTGTCATGCAGCGTTTGTCCTGGGTTCTGGCTTTGGCATTCGTTGGATTGCTGACAACATTTGCAATTCAGACAAAGACTTCAATTGCAGCGCCATTTGGCATTGCTGCTGCTATCTGGCTTGTTTTTGGCGCATTGGCGGAACTGGTTGATCGCGCACGCTTTTTCCGTGTGCCGCTGAAAACCGCATTCTCAAGATTGTTTGGCCTTCCGCGGTCTGCCTGGGGCACCACCCTGGCCCATGCCGGCATGGGAATCACGCTGCTGGGTATTGTCGGCGTCAGTGTCTATGAACGAGAGGCCGTTGCCGTCAAACAGCCCGGCGATACAATCGAATTGTCTGGCTATACCATCACGTTGGAAGGCATTCGGCCAAACAGCGGGCCAAATTACACCGAGCAGGTGGCCGATTTGACCGTCCGCAAGGGCGGCACCGTGGTGGCGGTGCTGTCTCCGGCAAAACGTCTCTATCAGGCCCGTAATTTTCCAACCACTGAGGCTGGCATCAAAACATTCGGGACCTCTCAGCTCTATGCCACGCTAGGCGATTTTGATGATAATGGCGGTGTCGTCGTTCGCATCTATGACAAGCCCCTGGTGCTGTTGATCTGGATTGGTACGCTGTTTATGGGGGCAGGTGGCATTGTATCCCTGACTGACAGGCGCCTGCGGGTGGGGGCGCCAAAACGCGCGAAACCCAACGCTGTCGCGGTCCCGGCGGAATAG